The following are encoded in a window of Psilocybe cubensis strain MGC-MH-2018 chromosome 4, whole genome shotgun sequence genomic DNA:
- a CDS encoding Transcription initiation factor TFIID subunit 9 → MSRPADNLPATARAIALILSSAPSVQDVQPGVLHQLLEFSHRYTTQVLTDASVYAEHANRAGKIEMDDVTLAVQARVGWEFGGRVPKEYILSLAAEVNAQPLPAVPEVFGLRLPPASECLASVDFDLIPNKPPPGVKLYDEEIEEIEESESEEEEEEDTDMVPAPIERQPSQDQPMREEAPFPISAIATPADVDMLGTPSGMRMDQDEGSDAAEEEEDGLFAGGDDEDEESDGMEEVSTSLVEPSNGVKRKLVEEDDYD, encoded by the exons ATGTCTCGTCCAGCGGACAATCTCCCAGCCACTGCCCGGGCAATCGCATTAATACTCTCCTCTGCGCCCTCGGTGCAGGATGTACAGCCAGGCGTCTTGCACCAGCTCCTCGAGTTCTCCCATAGGTACACAACCCAGGTCCTGACCGACGCGAGTGTCTACGCCGAACACGCCAACCGCGCAGGCAAGATCGAGATGGACGATGTAACCCTTGCCGTCCAAGCTCGTGTCGGCTGGGAGTTCGGCGGACGCGTGCCCAAAGAG TACATATTGTCGCTCGCCGCGGAAGTCAATGCGCAACCCCTTCCCGCTGTCCCAGAAGTCTTCGGTCTCCGTCTTCCTCCGGCGTCGGAGTGTCTGGCCTCGGTCGACTTTGACTTGATCCCCAACAAACCACCCCCCGGCGTCAAACTCTATGACGAAGAGATCGAGGAAATTGAAGAGTCAGAAtcagaggaggaagaggaggaagatacAGATATGGTACCAGCTCCTATCGAACGCCAACCGTCACAGGATCAGCCTATGAGAGAAGAGGCACCCTTCCCTATCAGTGCGATAGCCACTCCGGCCGATGTTGATATGCTTGGAACACCCTCAGGTATGCGTATGGACCAGGACGAGGGCAGCGACGctgctgaagaagaagaagacgggTTGTTCGCCGGAggcgacgatgaagacgaagagagTGATGGGATGGAGGAGGTATCAACATCTCTGGTAGAACCTTCTAACGGCGTGAAAAGAAAActtgttgaagaagacgacTACGACTAA
- a CDS encoding putative magnesium transporter NIPA1, with product MIVDPSAYGTVYSTRNLAEPGPSTLPVFRAMDDLPSITTQTLIGIIVAISGNVLISLALNLQKLAHMRVEKKKKLAGDSTNGKNHDTSPDENGGVVAAGTHNIPEEEDVFSDSPTPTERQPLIAFPEPIIRDYGSEASGSPKILASKVKRPFVSRFNPLRIRNKVSQAKYIPVEIMTEDAALHGLPSRNSNGLKRQGSSDSVNKNEGDYLKSKLWWLGFLLMNVGELGNFISYAFAPASVVAPLGTFALMANCFFAPLLLGEYFRKRDLLGVGIAIIGAVTVVLASNASDRRLDPDALLTAILQTPFVIYACIYTAGAIILATFSEGIVGQTWVFVDVGLCALFGGFTVLSTKAISTLLTLRGFEIFREWITYPLIAVLMFTGIGQIRYLNRALMRFDSKVVIPIQFVLFTLSAITGSAILYGDFQKAKFHEVVTFLYGCAATFAGVFIIAWTPKNSGQNDGQVIGSSANSINDGEAPNVSDGDQLGLGTVGRRSRATLVLPSGVTGPKDTPSLGRKRSAVMGISPAQHLLLVHTPPRSIPSRTNADFDVERDGTSPDYTGRRRTMSWYGYEGTQESRDRGTRESSLVGRLNNDIRVGSLEERSRKLPGHL from the exons ATGATTGTAGACCCCTCTGCATATGGCACCGTGTACTCCACGAGGAACCTAGCCGAACCTGGTCCTTCTACTCTCCCTGTCTTTCGAGCAATGGACGACCTCCCGTCGATTACTACGCAGACTTTGATTGGAATCATAGTTGCGATCTCTGGAAATGTTCTCATTTCTCTTGCATTGAATCTGCAAAAACTGGCTCATATgagggtggagaagaagaagaaattggCTGGTGATTCAACAAATGGCAAAAATC ATGATACAAGCCCTGATGAAAATGGTGGAGTCGTCGCGGCTGGCACGCATAATATacctgaagaagaggacgttTTTTCTGACAGTCCAACGCCCACAGAGCGCCAGCCTCTGATAGCCTTTCCAGAGCCTATAATCCGAGACTATGGGTCCGAAGCATCAGGAAGTCCCAAAATACTAGCGTCGAAAGTCAAACGGCCCTTCGTTTCTCGCTTCAATCCACTCCGCATCCGAAATAAAGTGTCACAGGCCAAGTATATTCCTGTTGAAATAATGACCGAAGATGCTGCCCTACACGGTCTTCCTTCGAGGAATTCGAATGGGTTGAAAAGACAAGGTAGTTCAGATTCTGTGAATAAGAACGAAGGCGATTACTTGAAATCTAAATTATG GTGGCTCGGATTTTTACTCATGAACGTTGGAGAATTGGGAAACTTTATCTCCTACGCCTTTGCACCCGCTTCAGTAGTAGCTCCTCTTGGTACA TTTGCTCTTATGGCTAATTGCTTCTTTGCCCCGTTACTGCTCGGTGAATACTTTCGAAAG CGAGATCTTTTGGGAGTAGGGATTGCCATAATCGGTGCAGTAACGGTTGTTCTGGCTTCGAATGCATCGGACAGACGATTAGATCCGGATGCACTCTTGACTGCCATTCTTCAAACACCTTTCGTCATCTATGCATGTATTTATACTGCAGGCGCCATTATCCTTGCTACTTTTTCCGAGGGAATAGTCGGACAGACATGGGTTTTCGTTGATGTTGGACTTTGTGCTCTATTTG GCGGATTTACTGTGCTTTCGACCAAGGCTATATCGACATTGCTGACCCTGCGAGGGTTTGAAATCTTCCGTGAATGGATAACTTATCCTCTGATAGCA GTGCTTATGTTCACCGGAATTGGGCAAATACGATATCTCAACAGGGCGCTTATGCGCTTTGACAGTAAA GTCGTCATACCCATccaatttgttcttttcaCACTCTCCGCTATCACTGGATCTGCAATCCTGTACGGCGATTTTCAAAAAGCAAAGTTTCATGAAGTTGTTACCTTCCTGTATGGGTGTGCTGCCACATTTGCGGGTGTGTTTATTATAGCCTGGACCCCAAAAAATTCCGGGCAGAATGACGGTCAAGTGATTGGAAGCTCAGCGAACTCTATTAACGACGGTGAAGCTCCCAACGTTTCAGATGGTGATCAGTTGGGTCTAGGGACTGTGGGCAGAAGGAGCCGCGCTACTCTGGTTCTCCCAAGCGGCGTGACTGGTCCGAAAGACACCCCATCTCTAGGCCGCAAGCGTAGTGCAGTCATGGGAATTTCACCAGCACAG CATCTTTTGCTTGTCCATACCCCTCCAAGATCCATTCCCTCGCGTACCAACGCAGATTTTGACGTTGAACGAGACGGAACTTCCCCGGATTACACCGGAAGGCGAAGGACGATGAGTTGGTACGGATATGAAGGGACACAGGAGAGTCGAGATAGGGGGACAAGAGAAAGTAGTCTTGTTGGGAGGTTAAATAATGACATTCGCGTAGGAAGTTTGGAGGAGCGATCTAGGAAATTGCCTGGTCATCTATGA
- a CDS encoding iron-binding protein, translating into MFRSAISNSVRSLSRPIVSRAAVRPIAARGYHEKVISHYEKPRNVGSLPKNDHDVGTGLVGAPACGDVMKLQIRVDDDGIISDVKFKTFGCGSAIAASSYMTERVMGLSLDDAGKIKNTEIAKELCLPPVKLHCSMLAEDAIRSAIRDYRSKRAKLADGKAKTTQAGFIDVSQNSPTGETNATHQQA; encoded by the exons ATGTTCCGCTCAGCCATCTCCAACTCTGTCCGCTCTCTGTCCCGCCCTATCGTTTCCAGGGCCGCCGTCAGGCCAATTGCTGCCCGTGGCTACCACGAAAAGGTCATTTCTCACTATGAAAAGCCTAGAAAC GTGGGCTCTCTCCCCAAAAATGACCACGACGTTGGAACAGGCCTTGTTGGCGCGCCTGC GTGCGGCGATGTGATGAAGCTGCAGATtcgcgtcgacgacgacgggaTCATCTCGGACGTCAAGTTCAAGACCTTTGGGTGTGGCAGCGCCATTGCTGCCAGCTCGTATATGACCGAGCGCGTCATGGGCCTTTCTCTTGACGATGCTGGCAAAATCAAGAACACCGAAATTGCCAAGGAATTGTGCCTGCCCCCCGTAAAGCTACATTGCTCAA TGTTGGCTGAGGATGCCATCCGTTCGGCCATTCGGGATTATCGCTCGAAGCGTGCTAAACTTGCTGACGGCAAAGCGAAGACGACGCAAGCCGGCTTCATTGATGTCTCCCAAAACTCTCCGACGGGCGAAACCAATGCTACGCATCAGCAAGCCTGA
- a CDS encoding hypothetical protein (Uncharacterized protein UM12046) — MSHVSDLRSPAPSRSLASSPRPKFDADLLKAYMRKLLSSTLQSSAWPGKDRDRLKGWMKEIGERVKERMLEIQPRGFKYVVLVQINENLGQGGRWAACDCFSAHLAI; from the exons atgTCCCATGTATCTGACCTGCGCTCACCGGCGCCTTCGCGATCGTTGGCTTCCTCGCCGAGACCCAAATTCGATGCTGATTTGTTGAAGGCTTATATGAGAAAACTCCTATCTTCTACTCTGCAAAGCAGTGCGTGGCCTGGAAAGGATCGTGACCGACTCAAAGGTTGGATGAAGGAGATTGGGGAGAGGGTTAAAGAAAGAATGCTGGAAATTCAACCACGCGGATT TAAATATGTTGTATTGGTACAAATTAACGAAAATCTCGGCCAGGGTGGCAGGTGGGCTGCCTGTGATTGTTTCTCTGCTCATCTGGCCATCTGA
- a CDS encoding Guanine nucleotide-exchange factor SEC12: MRPKHTQHPLPAFPVYSCAFLSPTELVLGGGGGASRSGIKNKLRLYNVSDDRSIELKDEYELEKGEDAPMSMAVHQKTATIVCGVNSVEEKLLKGENEHCRTFSVAAAKIKPLTTTNTIPVVPDKDDFQKVTVLSPDGTLLAIAGSNDLTLLSFPSLEPVVETIHVERDIYDATFSKNNLVITTTHNLLVYGLPTTVPKSSTTTSPKKSKKKSKATASETNEKLSSLELQKTVDVPPSTGEGSTFRAGRYHPTDDKTMYTVINVVPPRSRKTKSLNRQSFICKWNTSSWVLEKIRKVGDGGLTCMDLSPDGRFIGYGFSDLTVGLLDAKSLSPFASILKAHEFPPTIVKFNLDSTLLISGSPDNSIRIVSIPSDATGSSLTTIVIILLTILVLLLAVAARQFPGGIGL, encoded by the exons ATGCGCCCCAAACACACACAACACCCTCTTCCGGCGTTTCCAGTGTATTCATGTGCTTTCTTGTCGCCAACGGAACTGGTTTtgggaggcggaggaggtgcTTCCCGAAGTGGTATTAAGAATAAACTT CGTCTTTACAATGTTAGCGATGACCgctccattgaactcaaggATGAATATGAATTAGAGAAAGGCGAAGACGCCCCTATGAGCATGGCCGTCCACCAAAAG ACTGCGACCATTGTTTGCGGCGTTAACAGCGTAGAAGAAAAGCTTTTGAAAGGCGAGAACGAGCATTGCCGGACATTCAGCGTTGCTGCAGCGAA AATCAAGCCGCTGACTACCACGAATACTATACCCGTTGTCCCAGACAAGGACGATTTTCAa AAAGTGACGGTGTTGTCACCAGATGGAACCCTGCTGGCTATTGCTGGTTCAAACGAC TTaactcttctttctttcccatCTTTGGAACCAGTCGTTGAGACCATTCACGTTGAGAGGGACATATATGATGCTACGTTCTCCAAAAACAAC TTGGTAATCACAACTACACATAACCTCTTGGTCTATGGCCTACCAACAACTGTGCCCAAATCCTCTACTACAACATCACCCAAAAAgtccaagaaaaaaagcaaagccACTGCCAGCGAAACTAATGAAAAGCTTTCGTCTTTGGAATTACAAAAGACTGTTGATGTACCGCCATCAACGGGTGAAGGGAGCACGTTCCGCGCCGGCAG ATACCACCCTACGGACGACAAGACAATGTATACAGTCATCAATGTCGTACCTCCTAGATCTCGCAAAACTAAAAGTTTGAACCGCCAATCTTTTATCTGCAAATGGAACACTAGTTCATGGGTGTTGGAAAAAATACGAAAGGTCGGGGATGGTGGGCTTACTTGTATGGACTTGAG TCCCGATGGCCGCTTTATAGGATATGGGTTCTCTGACTTGACAGTAGGATTGTTGGACGCAAAAAGCCTCAGT CCCTTTGCTTCTATTTTGAAGGCTCACGAATTCCCCCCAACAATTGTCAAATTCAATTTAGATTCCACTCTGCTTATTTCTGGAAGCCCGGATAATTCAATTCGAATTGTATCTATACCAAGCGATGCTACTGGTTCCT CTCTCACCACCATCGTGATCATTCTTTTAACAATTTTGGTTTTGCTGCTTGCGGTAGCAGCCAGACAATTCCCTGGTGGTATTGGTCTGTAA
- a CDS encoding Golgi apparatus membrane protein TVP38, with product MEPIPDASPPRVPLRYPSLAQDADQIDEKAPPTANYAPDHRKKRPPTLSPSPAHWSPYYSPDSSRPYPSSSRYSPHTPHIRFNPQPRFRSSTRPSWLSILRPWLPLIMYAITSLAFVVAVAMYRTELFTYLDELSLWLRADEQYGHAVLFFLIFLTTIPPIPLYSTLIVLSGYTFGPWTGAIISYFAALSGALIVFIVSRLLFRESIERWLASCTTIKRVVRAIEKRPKLLFLIRLAPYPYNVMNCLLAASPTLTLHTYTVCTALSLFKVIIHTSVGASIHSFRDYHNSNDASPSDDDESGTDMMARLWTILGILLCVLILVYLSVVARRAVDEELDDGPITAHDAEETRGFLSGADSDPESGMHDRPMSEIPFRGDR from the exons ATGGAGCCCATCCCAGACGCCTCGCCGCCTCGAGTTCCCCTTCGTTATCCGAGTCTTGCTCAGGATGCAGACCAGATAGACGAAAAGGCTCCTCCCACAGCCAACTACGCGCCAGATCATCGTAAAAAGCGCCCACCGACtctctctccatctccagcaCACTGGTCTCCGTACTATTCTCCCGATTCTTCTCGTCCATACCCTTCTTCGTCGCGCTACTCGCCTCATACTCCCCACATTCGCTTCAATCCACAACCCCGTTTCCGCAGCAGTACTCGCCCTTCATGGCTCTCCATACTGAGGCCCTGGTTGCCCCTCATCATGTATGCTATCACCAGTCTCGCCTTTGTTGTCGCCGTAGCCATGTATCGGACAGAGCTCTTCACAT ATCTTGACGAATTGTCTCTCTGGTTACGCGCCGACGAGCAGTATGGTCATGCtgtccttttctttttgattttccTTACTACAATCC CTCCCATACCTCTGTATTCTACTCTCATCGTCTTATCTGGTTACACTTTTGGCCCATGGACCGGCGCTATCATCTCTTATTTTGCCGCTCTTTCGGGCGCCCTCATTGTATTTATCGTTTCTCGTCTACTTTTCCGCGAATCTATCGAACGCTGGCTTGCTTCCTGCACGACCATCAAACGGGTCGTGCGTGCAATCGAAAAGCGCCCGAAATTGCTTTTCCTAATTCGGCTTGCCCCCTACCCCTACAATGTCATGAACTGCTTGCTCGCAGCGTCTCCCACCCTCACTCTTCATACCTACACCGTCTGCACTGCCTTGTCTTTATTCAAGGTCATCATACATACCAGCGTCGGCGCATCGATACATTCCTTCCGAGATTATCACAACAGCAATGATGCTTCCCCttctgatgacgacgaaagTGGGACCGATATGATGGCTCGCTTATGGACAATTctgggcattcttctctgCGTGCTGATCCTAGTCTATCTTTCCGTCGTTGCTCGCCGGGCCGTCGATGAAGAATTGGACGACGGACCCATCACAGCTCATGATGCGGAAGAAACGAGAGGATTCCTCTCTGGTGCAGACAGCGACCCCGAATCAGGCATGCACGACCGCCCCATGTCGGAAATACCGTTCCGGGGCGATAGATAA
- a CDS encoding U4/U6 small nuclear ribonucleoprotein Prp31, whose amino-acid sequence MSGLADELLADLEGFSGGEEEEEEQQNVPSPLASSSNGLKRKAAGDGDEDMSDDDADDDSPKCPDGKPIEVGGLVLEGGIKPAEELDAEDVQRMELGGIEDVSKIAKLEGSKRMNDILKDIDKYQANPTPNAQMALPAHLNPEYNVIVQANNLSVDVDNEILVVHKFIRDHYAPRFPELEQLVTDPAMYIRSVRALANVEELAKADLQGVLPPAIIMSVAVTSTTTSGKQLSDAEWGAVQRACDLADRLEEARKKIFMYVSSRMNVLAPNLSAIVGTTTAAKLLGVAGGLAGLAKMPACNAHLLGAQRKITAGFSTATQKRHTGFIFQSEIVTQTPPEYQLKIQRTVGAKCVLAARMDLERSRRDGSFGESLRDKIEKHIDRLAAPPPSKVTKALPIPGDGPKKRRGGKRARKAKEAYAQTELRKLQNRMAFGEAEEEVGAFDQTKGLGMMGSSMGKIRAGLGEAKSRAKMSKANKLRTAAITRSAQSSQSQTSGTATSLSVTPAQGFELTNRSKQLQRVKEANERWFSGGTFSFVGQKGT is encoded by the exons ATGAGCGGACTCGCAGACGAACTCCTCGCCGATCTCGAAGGCTTCTCTGGcggagaggaagaggaagaggagcaGCAGAATGTCCCCTCGCCTCtcgcctcctcctcaaatGGTCTCAAGCGCAAAGCAGCAGGCGATGGCGACGAGGACATGTCAGACGATGATGCCGACGACGACTCCCCCAAATGCCCCGATGGAAAGCCCATAGAGGTCGGTGGCCTCGTTCTCGAGGGAGGAATAAAGCCTGCCGAAGAACTCGATGCAGAGGATGTTCAGCGCATGGAGCTCGGAGGCATCGAGGATGTTAGCAAGATTGCCAAGCTCGAGGGCAGCAAGCGTATGAACGATATCCTCAAG GATATTGACAAGTACCAAGCAAACCCAACTCCCAATGCTCAAATGGCCCTCCCTGCTCATTTAAATCCAGAATATAATGTCATTGTCCAGGCAAACAATCTTTccgtcgatgtcgataacGAAATTCTCGTCGTGCACAAG ttcaTCCGCGACCATTATGCCCCTCGCTTCCCAGAACTTGAGCAGCTCGTCACAGATCCGGCCATGTACATACGCTCCGTACGCGCTCTGGCCAACGTCGAG GAGCTCGCGAAAGCCGATCTTCAAGGTGTCCTTCCTCCCGCTATCATCATGAGTGTTGCCGTCACATCAACAACCACTTCGGGAAAACAACTTTCCGACGCAGAATGGGGTGCTGTCCAGCGGGCATGCGATCTTGCAGACAGACTAGAAGAAGCCCGTAAAAAG ATTTTCATGTATGTCAGTTCACGAATGAATGTACTTGCACCCAATCTGTCAGCTATTGTTGGAACTACCACAGCTGCCAAACTGCTCGGAGTCGCCGGTGGACTCGCGGGTCTCGCCAAAATGCCAGCCTGCAATGCTCAT CTTCTTGGTGCCCAAAGAAAAATTACTGCTGGATTTTCAACGGCCACCCAAAAACGACATACAGGATTTATTTTCCAGTCTGAAATCGTTACGCAGACGCCTCCAGAGTATCAACTCAAAATTCAACGTACAGTCGGTGCTAAATGCGTTCTCGCTGCCCGTATGGACTTGGAGAGGTCTCGGAGAGATG GTTCATTCGGCGAGTCGCTTCGTGACAAAATCGAAAAGCATATCGACAGATTAGCTGCACCCCCACCTTCAAAAGTCACCAAAGCACTACCTATTCCTGGAGACGGACCGAAAAAGCGTCGTGGTGGAAAACG AGCTCGCAAGGCGAAAGAGGCCTATGCTCAAACTGAACTGCGGAAGTTGCAAAATCGTATGGCGTTCGGCGAGGccgaggaggaggttggtGCCTTTGATCAGACAAAGGGTCTTGGTATGATGGGTTCAAGTATGGGCAAAATTAGAGCAGGGCTTGGAGAAGCCAAAAGTCGAG CGAAAATGTCAAAGGCAAACAAACTGCGCACGGCTGCTATCACCCGGTCTGCCCAGTCCTCTCAATCGCAGACTTCAGGTACCGCGACATCTTTGAGCGTCACACCCGCACAAG GTTTCGAGTTGACCAACCGCAGCAAGCAGCTCCAGCGAGTGAAGGAAGCAAACGAGAGGTGGTTCAGCGGTGGCACTTTCTCCTTTGTTGGTCAGAAAGGTACTTGA
- a CDS encoding Serine/threonine-protein kinase srk1, which yields MPPGVIHAFKSLIRHGKHHAEVAKHDNHISQVPPDPSPEDTDNSRGLRHNVHNNHHPDNQSKPMSPPAREVAEQIVDEERKAKAKMPSYKGLENFRLEDKMGDGAFSNVYRAVDLTSGKKVAIKVVRKYELNSSQRANILKEVQIIRGTSHPSIVKLYSFSESEEYYYLVMELMEGGELFHQIVKLTYFSENLARHVILQVARGIRYLHEERGVVHRDIKPENLLFERIPIIPSKNPIHRPYDEEKEDEGEFIPGVGGGGIGRVKIADFGLSKVVWNEETMTPCGTVGYTAPEIVKDERYSKSVDMWALGCVLYTLLCGFPPFYDESINVLTEKVARGYYTFLSPWWDDISHSAKDLISHLLCVDPAQRYTIDEFLNHPWCNAAPAPAPPATPYTYGNLKDPLSNQPLDSPLLSAARGGRIHEGRSPGIATLKEAFDITYAVHRMEEEGARRRKYNGRGGAGTRGFLTNLNEDDEEETEYGSEETSDDEAAQRRYQQNAAEGQQAHIPHASVMEGRAGQRDQGGRGRVITAAGAGQPDPTQSKTRTPGRSRAAHKGFELDLDGATLLGRRGKRAVGVSSPLKMEGLHVNDERAGSPMHL from the exons ATGCCCCCCGGTGTCATCCACGCCTTCAAAA GTCTTATCCGCCATGGAAAGCACCACGCTGAAGTCGCTAAACACGACAACCACATCTCCCAAGTTCCCCCAGATCCGAGTCCAGAAGACACTGACAACTCACGTGGCTTACGTCACAACGTCCACAACAACCACCATCCAGACAACCAGTCAAAGCCAATGTCGCCCCCAGCGAGAGAGGTAGCAGAGCAAATCGTCGATGAGGAGCgcaaggcaaaggcaaagatgCCCTCCTACAAGGGCCTCGAGAATTTCAGGCTTGAGGACAAGATGGGAGA CGGCGCCTTTTCCAATGTCTATCGTGCCGTCGACCTCACCTCTGGCAAAAAGGTCGCCA TCAAGGTCGTCCGCAAGTATGAGCTTAATTCCTCCCAG CGTGCAAATATTCTCAAGG AGGTCCAGATTATTCGGGGAACTTCTCATCCCTCGATCGTAAAACTTTACTCTTTCTCCGAGTCAGAGGAATATTATTACCTCGTCATGGAGT TGATGGAAGGAGGAGAACTTTTCCACCAGATCGTCAAGCTTACCTATTTCAGCGAGAACCTTGCTCGTCATGTCATTTTGCAGGTAGCTCGTGGTATTAGGTACCTACATGAAGAACGTGGTGTCGTGCATCGAGACATCAAGCCAGAAAACCTTCTGTTCGAAAGAATTCCCATCATCCCGTCAAAAAATCCTATACATCGTCCCTatgacgaagaaaaggaggacgAGGGCGAGTTCATTCCCGGCGTGGGTGGCGGCGGCATTGGCCGCGTTAAAATCGCCGATTTTGGTCTCAGTAAAGTCGTCTGGAACGAGGAGACCATGACCCCATGCGGAACCGTTGGTTATACTGCCCCGGAAATTGTTAAAGATGAACGATACAGCAAAAGCGTCGATATGTGGGCCCTCGGCTGCGTTCTGTATACCCTTCTTTGTGGTTTCCCCCCTTTCTACGATGAGAGCATAAATGTTCTTACCGAAAAGGTCGCGAGGGGTTATTATACTTTCCTTAGTCCCTGGTGGGATGATATCAGTCATTCTG CTAAGGATCTTATAAGCCATCTACTATGCGTAGACCCTGCACAGCGTTATACGATCGACGAGTTCCTAAATCACCCATGGTGCAACGCAGCCCCAGCCCCAGCTCCTCCCGCCACCCCATATACGTACGGAAATCTTAAGGATCCACTTTCAAATCAGCCACTCGATTCTCCGCTTTTGTCGGCAGCCAGGGGTGGTCGCATACACGAGGGACGCAGTCCTGGAATCGCCACGCTCAAAGAGGCCTTTGATATTACCTATGCGGTACACCGgatggaggaagagggtgCCAGGAGACGAAAGTATAATGGCCGCGGCGGTGCAGGTACTCGTGGATTCTTAACCAACTTGaacgaggacgacgaagaggaaacGGAATATGGCAGCGAAGAGACGAGTGACGACGAGGCGGCGCAACGCCGATACCAACAAAACGCGGCGGAAGGTCAGCAGGCCCATATCCCTCATGCATCTGTTATGGAAGGACGAGCTGGTCAGAGGGACCAAGGCGGCCGAGGCAGGGTTATCACCGCTGCAGGCGCGGGCCAGCCTGATCCTACCCAAAGTAAAACTCGAACACCTGGACGGTCAAGAGCTGCCCATAAAGGATTcgagttggatttggacGGTGCCACTCTTCTCGGACGCAGGGGTAAACGTGCAGTTGGGGTGTCGAGCCCTTTGAAGATGGAGGGTTTGCACGTGAACGATGAACGAGCCGGGAGCCCCATGCATCTATAG